A genomic region of Pseudomonas sp. KU43P contains the following coding sequences:
- a CDS encoding alkaline phosphatase family protein, whose amino-acid sequence MQHNVILVLLDGLNHQVAHHAMGHLHAYVEADRAALYRVECELPSLSRPLYECILTGVPPIDSGIVHNNVNRLSNQRSVFHYAREAGLGTAAAAYHWMSELYNRSPFDPLRDRHTHAPKLPIQHGLFYWADHYPDSHLLADAEYLRRRHAPNFLLVHPMNIDDAGHRHGLDSSQYRNAARSADILLADYLPRWLEEGYQVLVTADHGMNNDRSHNGLLAEEREVPLFVFGDAFSLDPAAKPLQTELCGTICELLGAAHDKTVCRELLK is encoded by the coding sequence ATGCAACACAACGTCATCCTGGTCCTGCTCGACGGCCTCAACCACCAAGTAGCCCACCACGCCATGGGCCACCTGCATGCCTATGTCGAAGCCGACCGCGCTGCACTGTATCGCGTGGAGTGCGAGCTGCCTTCCCTTTCGCGGCCACTCTACGAATGCATCCTCACCGGCGTGCCGCCGATCGACAGCGGCATCGTGCACAACAACGTCAACCGCCTGTCCAACCAGCGCAGCGTGTTCCACTACGCCCGCGAGGCCGGCCTGGGCACGGCGGCAGCGGCCTATCACTGGATGAGCGAGCTGTACAACCGCTCGCCCTTCGACCCGCTGCGCGACCGCCATACCCACGCGCCGAAGCTGCCGATCCAGCACGGGTTGTTCTACTGGGCCGACCACTACCCTGACTCGCACCTGCTGGCCGACGCAGAATACCTGCGCCGGCGCCATGCGCCGAACTTCCTGCTGGTGCACCCGATGAATATCGACGACGCCGGCCACCGCCACGGCCTGGACAGCAGCCAGTACCGCAACGCTGCACGCAGCGCCGACATTCTCCTGGCCGACTACCTGCCACGCTGGCTCGAAGAGGGTTACCAGGTGCTGGTGACCGCCGACCACGGCATGAACAACGACCGTTCGCACAACGGCCTGCTGGCCGAGGAGCGCGAAGTGCCGCTGTTCGTGTTCGGCGATGCCTTCAGCCTGGACCCGGCTGCCAAGCCGCTGCAGACCGAACTGTGCGGCACGATCTGCGAACTGCTCGGCGCAGCCCATGACAAGACCGTATGCCGGGAGCTGCTCAAGTGA
- a CDS encoding ABC transporter permease produces MTSPNSSHRGRYLALLCLLPFAVFFVIFQIAPLAWVAINSVQSDAGWGLDNFSKVFASKFYLQALQRSLEISFWSSLFGIVIATLGAYSLRQVDSRLRDFVSAFANMTSNFAGVPLAFAFIILLGFNGALTLLLKQAGLLEDFSIYSKSGLILVYTYFQIPLGVLLLYPAFDALREDWRESAALLGASHWQYWRHIGLPVLTPALLGTFVILLANALGAYATVYALTTGNFNVLPIRIAGLVAGDISLDPNLASALAMVLVGLMTLVTVVHQWLLKRSYHAR; encoded by the coding sequence GTGACCAGCCCTAACAGCAGCCACCGTGGCCGCTACCTGGCCCTGCTCTGCCTGCTGCCGTTCGCCGTGTTCTTCGTCATCTTCCAGATCGCCCCGCTGGCCTGGGTGGCGATCAACAGCGTGCAGTCGGACGCCGGTTGGGGGCTGGACAACTTCAGCAAGGTATTCGCCTCCAAATTCTACCTGCAGGCACTGCAGCGCAGCCTGGAGATCAGCTTCTGGTCGAGCCTGTTCGGCATCGTCATCGCCACCCTGGGCGCCTATTCGCTGCGCCAGGTGGATTCGCGACTACGCGACTTCGTCAGCGCCTTCGCCAACATGACCAGCAACTTCGCCGGCGTACCGCTGGCCTTCGCCTTCATCATTCTGCTCGGTTTCAACGGCGCGCTGACCCTGTTGCTCAAGCAGGCAGGCTTGCTGGAAGACTTCAGCATCTATTCCAAGAGCGGGCTGATCCTGGTGTACACCTATTTCCAGATCCCGCTGGGCGTGCTGCTGCTCTACCCGGCCTTCGACGCCCTGCGCGAAGACTGGCGCGAGTCCGCTGCGCTGCTCGGCGCCAGCCACTGGCAGTACTGGCGGCACATCGGCCTGCCGGTGCTGACCCCGGCATTGCTCGGCACCTTCGTCATCCTGCTGGCCAATGCCCTCGGCGCCTACGCCACGGTGTATGCGCTGACCACCGGTAACTTCAACGTGCTGCCGATCCGCATCGCCGGCCTGGTGGCTGGTGACATCAGCCTCGACCCAAACCTGGCCAGCGCCCTGGCCATGGTGCTGGTGGGATTGATGACGCTGGTCACGGTGGTCCATCAATGGCTGCTCAAGAGGAGCTACCATGCGCGCTGA
- a CDS encoding ABC transporter permease, translating into MRAENTAAGLYHRVVVYLLFIILLLPLAGTLLYSLATSWSATLLPSGLTLKWYLALWSEPRFLAAFGQSLLVCVGALVLSVVLILPLLFVVHYHFPRLDALMNILILLPFAVPPVVSSVGLLQLYGSGPMAMVGTPWILIGCYFTIALPFMYRAITNNLQAINLRDLMDAAQLLGASTWQAALLVVLPNLRKGLMVALLLSFSFLFGEFVFANLLVGTRYETLQVYLNNMRNSSGHFNSALVISYFAFVLVLTWVANRLNKDKT; encoded by the coding sequence ATGCGCGCTGAAAACACTGCTGCCGGCCTCTACCATCGCGTGGTGGTGTACCTGCTGTTCATCATCCTGCTGCTGCCACTGGCCGGCACCCTGCTCTACTCGCTGGCCACCAGCTGGTCCGCGACCCTGCTGCCCAGCGGCCTGACCCTGAAGTGGTACCTGGCGCTATGGAGCGAGCCGCGCTTCCTCGCCGCCTTCGGCCAGTCGCTGCTGGTGTGCGTCGGTGCCCTGGTGCTGTCGGTAGTGCTGATCCTGCCGCTGCTGTTCGTGGTGCATTACCACTTCCCCAGGCTCGACGCGCTGATGAACATCCTCATCCTGCTGCCCTTCGCGGTGCCGCCGGTGGTGTCGTCGGTGGGCCTGCTGCAGCTCTATGGCAGTGGGCCGATGGCCATGGTCGGCACGCCATGGATCCTCATCGGCTGCTACTTCACCATCGCCCTGCCCTTCATGTACCGGGCGATCACCAACAACCTGCAGGCGATCAACCTGCGCGACCTGATGGACGCCGCCCAGTTACTGGGGGCCAGCACCTGGCAGGCGGCGTTGCTGGTGGTACTGCCGAACCTGCGCAAGGGCCTGATGGTCGCCCTGCTGCTGTCGTTCTCGTTCCTGTTCGGCGAATTCGTGTTCGCCAACCTGCTGGTGGGCACTCGCTACGAGACCCTGCAGGTGTACCTGAACAACATGCGCAACAGCAGCGGCCACTTCAACAGCGCCCTGGTGATCTCGTACTTCGCCTTCGTGCTGGTGCTGACCTGGGTCGCCAACCGCTTGAACAAGGACAAGACCTGA
- a CDS encoding ABC transporter ATP-binding protein → MSFVSVQKLHKSYGGTPVFENIDCQIERGEFVTLLGPSGCGKSTLLRCIAGLTPVDGGQILLDGQDIVPLTPQKRGIGMVFQSYALFPNMTVEQNVAFGLRMQKVKADESQARVRDVLELVELGSFAGRYPHQLSGGQCQRVALARSLVTRPRLLLLDEPLSALDARIRKHLREQIRAIQRELGLTTIFVTHDQEEALTMSDRIFLMNQGRIVQSGDAETLYTAPVDLFAAGFIGNYNLLDADSASRLLQRPVASRLAIRPESITLGLNGELDAQVHSHSLLGNVIRYRVRVREVELVVDVLNRSPADLHADGQRVSLSIDPTALREVA, encoded by the coding sequence ATGAGCTTCGTCAGCGTACAGAAACTGCACAAGAGCTATGGCGGCACGCCGGTATTCGAGAACATCGACTGCCAGATCGAACGCGGCGAATTCGTCACCCTGCTCGGCCCCTCCGGCTGCGGCAAATCCACCCTGCTGCGCTGCATCGCCGGCCTGACCCCGGTGGACGGCGGGCAGATCCTGCTCGACGGCCAGGACATCGTGCCGCTGACCCCGCAGAAGCGCGGGATCGGCATGGTGTTCCAGAGCTATGCGCTATTCCCCAACATGACCGTCGAGCAGAACGTCGCCTTCGGCCTGCGCATGCAGAAGGTCAAGGCCGACGAGAGCCAGGCGCGTGTGCGCGACGTGCTGGAGCTGGTGGAGTTGGGCAGTTTCGCCGGGCGCTACCCGCACCAGTTGTCGGGCGGCCAGTGCCAGCGCGTGGCCCTGGCCCGCTCGCTGGTCACAAGGCCGCGCCTGCTGCTGCTCGACGAGCCGCTGTCGGCGCTGGATGCACGTATCCGCAAGCACCTGCGCGAGCAGATTCGCGCGATCCAGCGCGAGCTGGGGCTGACCACTATCTTCGTCACCCACGACCAGGAAGAGGCGCTGACGATGTCGGACCGCATCTTCCTGATGAACCAGGGGCGCATCGTCCAGAGCGGCGATGCCGAAACCCTCTACACCGCCCCCGTCGACCTGTTCGCCGCGGGCTTCATCGGCAATTACAACCTGCTCGACGCCGACAGTGCCAGCCGACTCCTGCAGCGCCCGGTGGCCAGCCGCCTGGCGATCCGCCCGGAGTCGATCACCCTGGGCCTGAACGGTGAACTGGACGCCCAGGTGCACAGTCACAGCCTGCTCGGCAACGTGATTCGCTACCGCGTACGGGTGCGCGAGGTAGAGCTGGTGGTCGATGTGCTCAACCGCTCACCGGCTGACCTGCACGCCGACGGCCAGCGGGTATCCCTGTCGATCGACCCCACGGCGCTACGGGAAGTGGCCTAA
- a CDS encoding HAD family hydrolase, whose translation MALAIFDLDETLIHGDCASLWSEQMARLGWVDGKEFLRRDHALMEAYGKGHLQMEDYMAFSLEPIAGRTLEEVEHLVEPWVEEVIEPIIYGDACRCIAEHRDRGDRILIISASGTHLVGPIAARLGVDEYLAIELEAVNGVYTGKTHGVLTYREGKITRLLEWLDQEQENLEGASFYSDSRNDLPLLLKVDFPHVVNPDAVLREHAKRNGWPILSWS comes from the coding sequence ATGGCACTGGCAATTTTCGATCTCGACGAAACCTTGATCCATGGCGACTGCGCGTCGTTGTGGAGCGAACAGATGGCCCGCCTGGGCTGGGTGGATGGTAAGGAATTCTTGCGCCGTGACCATGCGCTGATGGAGGCCTACGGCAAGGGCCACCTGCAGATGGAAGACTACATGGCCTTCAGCCTCGAACCGATTGCCGGGCGTACCCTGGAAGAGGTGGAACACCTGGTCGAGCCGTGGGTCGAGGAGGTGATCGAACCGATCATCTATGGCGACGCCTGCCGCTGCATCGCCGAGCACCGCGATCGGGGCGACCGCATCCTGATCATTTCCGCTTCGGGCACGCACCTGGTCGGGCCGATAGCGGCGCGCCTGGGGGTGGACGAGTACCTGGCGATCGAGCTGGAGGCGGTGAACGGGGTGTATACCGGCAAGACCCATGGGGTGCTGACCTACCGTGAAGGCAAGATCACCCGCTTGCTGGAGTGGCTGGACCAAGAGCAGGAGAACCTTGAGGGGGCAAGTTTCTATTCCGACTCGCGCAATGACCTGCCGCTGTTGCTTAAGGTGGATTTTCCGCATGTGGTGAACCCGGATGCGGTGCTGCGCGAACATGCCAAGCGCAATGGGTGGCCGATTTTGAGCTGGTCCTGA
- a CDS encoding NAD(P)H-quinone oxidoreductase, with protein sequence MKALQGEDGHVAWVEAERPVCDAGQVRIRVAAAGLNRADLLQMKGLYPPPPGASPYMGLECAGIIEEVGAGADWRVGDRVCALLASGAMAEEVVVDARHVLPVPEGLSLQEAAALPEVYATAWLNIFQLGAVKAGEKVLVHAGASGVGSAAIQLCKAFGNPVYASVGSQDRLAYCQALGAAGGVVRNENLDALEGLGPFDVILDPVGASYGQLNLKLLGRDGRWVIIGLMGGRKFELDLAQVLGKRLEITGSTLRNRDDGFKAELLRELQQQVWPLFAEGRLSPQLVDTYPVEFAQAAYAELESNQVSGKLVMVIDPTLV encoded by the coding sequence GTGAAAGCATTGCAAGGCGAAGACGGACATGTGGCCTGGGTCGAGGCAGAACGCCCGGTTTGTGACGCCGGCCAAGTACGCATTCGAGTGGCCGCTGCGGGCCTGAACCGCGCCGACCTGCTGCAAATGAAGGGCCTCTATCCGCCACCTCCGGGCGCCAGCCCATACATGGGCCTGGAGTGCGCCGGCATTATCGAGGAAGTGGGGGCGGGCGCCGACTGGCGCGTGGGCGACCGGGTGTGCGCCCTGTTGGCCAGCGGTGCCATGGCCGAGGAAGTGGTGGTCGATGCCCGCCATGTGCTGCCGGTGCCCGAGGGCCTGAGCTTGCAGGAAGCGGCGGCGCTGCCCGAGGTGTATGCCACGGCCTGGTTGAACATCTTCCAGCTAGGTGCGGTGAAGGCGGGCGAGAAGGTGCTGGTGCACGCCGGTGCCAGTGGCGTGGGTTCGGCTGCGATCCAGCTGTGCAAGGCGTTTGGCAACCCGGTGTATGCCAGCGTCGGCTCGCAGGATCGGCTGGCCTACTGCCAGGCCCTGGGTGCGGCCGGTGGCGTGGTGCGCAACGAGAATCTCGACGCGCTCGAAGGTCTCGGCCCGTTCGATGTGATTCTCGACCCGGTGGGCGCCAGCTATGGCCAGCTGAACCTCAAGCTGCTGGGCCGTGATGGGCGTTGGGTCATCATCGGTCTGATGGGCGGGCGCAAGTTCGAGCTGGACCTGGCGCAGGTGCTGGGCAAGCGCCTGGAGATCACTGGCTCGACGTTACGCAACCGTGACGATGGGTTCAAGGCCGAGTTGCTGCGCGAGCTGCAGCAGCAGGTGTGGCCGCTGTTCGCTGAAGGGCGCCTGTCGCCGCAGCTGGTGGACACCTACCCGGTCGAGTTCGCCCAGGCGGCGTATGCCGAGCTTGAGAGCAACCAGGTGTCGGGCAAGCTGGTGATGGTCATCGACCCGACGCTGGTGTAG
- a CDS encoding carboxy terminal-processing peptidase, with product MKHFLPSTALAMMIGLGSLTLGGNAAAANKWDSLQPDRDEIVASLNVVELLKRHHYSKPPLDDARSAIIYDSYIKLLDPARSYFTATDIAEFDKWKTQFDDFLKSGNLDPGFTIYKRYLDRVKQRLDFALAELNKGVDKIDFTTKETLLIDRKDAPWLTSQAELDDLWRKRVKDEVLRQKIAGKEPKQIQETLTKRYKNQLARLDQTRAEDIFQAYINTFAQSYDPHTNYLSPDNAENFDINMSLSLEGIGAVLQSDNDQVKIVRLVPAGPAAKTKQVAPADKIIGVAQGNKEMVDVVGWRLDEVVKLIRGPKGSVVRLEIIPASNAPSDQTSKIVSITREAVKLEEQAAKKSVLKLKQDGRDYKLGIIEIPAFYLDFKAYRAGDPEYKSTTRDVKKLLTELQKEKVDGVVIDLRNNGGGSLQEATELTSLFIEKGPTVLVRNSDGRVDVLEDENPGAFYKGPLALLVNRLSASASEIFAGAMQDYHRALIIGGQTFGKGTVQTIQPLNHGELKLTLAKFYRVSGQSTQHQGVLPDIDYPSIIDTKEIGESALPEAMPWDTIRPVVKPAADPFKPFLAQLKAQHEARSDKDAEFTYIRDRLALTQKLMNEKTVSLNEQERRARHDDIEAKQLALENTRRKAKGEEPLKELKKEDEDALPVEDENTKPEDDAYLSETGRILIDYLSASTKVAKK from the coding sequence ATGAAGCATTTCCTACCAAGCACTGCCCTGGCCATGATGATCGGCCTGGGCAGCCTCACGCTCGGCGGCAATGCGGCGGCCGCCAACAAGTGGGACAGCCTGCAGCCCGACCGTGACGAAATCGTCGCCAGCCTCAATGTGGTGGAGCTGCTCAAGCGCCACCATTACAGCAAGCCACCGCTCGATGACGCCCGCTCGGCGATCATCTACGACAGCTACATCAAGCTGCTCGACCCTGCGCGCAGCTACTTCACCGCGACCGACATCGCCGAGTTCGACAAGTGGAAGACGCAGTTCGACGACTTCCTCAAGAGCGGCAACCTCGACCCCGGTTTCACCATCTACAAGCGCTACCTGGACCGCGTGAAGCAGCGCCTGGACTTTGCCCTGGCCGAGCTGAACAAAGGCGTCGACAAGATCGACTTCACCACCAAGGAAACCTTGCTGATCGACCGCAAGGACGCGCCGTGGCTGACCAGCCAAGCCGAACTCGACGACCTGTGGCGCAAGCGCGTGAAAGACGAAGTGCTGCGTCAGAAGATCGCTGGCAAAGAGCCCAAGCAGATCCAGGAGACCCTGACCAAGCGCTACAAGAACCAGCTTGCGCGCCTGGACCAGACCCGTGCCGAGGACATCTTCCAGGCTTACATCAATACCTTCGCGCAGTCCTACGACCCGCATACCAACTACCTGTCGCCGGATAACGCCGAGAACTTCGACATCAACATGAGCCTGTCGCTCGAAGGCATCGGCGCAGTGCTGCAGAGCGACAACGACCAGGTGAAGATCGTGCGCCTGGTGCCGGCTGGCCCTGCGGCCAAGACCAAGCAGGTGGCCCCGGCCGACAAGATCATCGGTGTTGCCCAGGGCAACAAGGAAATGGTCGACGTGGTGGGCTGGCGCCTGGATGAAGTGGTCAAGCTGATCCGCGGCCCGAAAGGCTCGGTGGTGCGCCTGGAGATCATCCCGGCAAGCAATGCGCCAAGCGACCAGACCAGCAAGATCGTTTCCATCACCCGCGAAGCGGTCAAGCTCGAAGAGCAGGCGGCGAAGAAGTCGGTACTCAAGCTCAAACAGGATGGCCGCGACTACAAGCTGGGCATCATCGAGATCCCGGCCTTCTACCTGGACTTCAAGGCCTACCGTGCCGGCGACCCCGAGTACAAGAGCACCACGCGTGACGTGAAGAAGCTGCTCACCGAGCTGCAGAAGGAAAAAGTCGACGGCGTGGTCATCGACCTGCGCAACAACGGCGGCGGCTCCCTGCAGGAAGCCACCGAGCTGACCAGCCTGTTCATCGAGAAAGGCCCGACCGTGCTGGTACGCAACAGCGACGGCCGTGTCGACGTGCTCGAAGACGAGAACCCCGGCGCCTTCTACAAAGGCCCGCTGGCATTGTTGGTCAACCGCCTCTCGGCCTCGGCTTCGGAGATCTTCGCCGGTGCCATGCAGGACTACCACCGCGCCCTGATCATCGGCGGCCAGACCTTCGGCAAAGGCACCGTGCAGACCATCCAGCCGCTCAACCATGGCGAGCTGAAGCTGACCCTGGCGAAGTTCTACCGGGTTTCCGGGCAGAGCACCCAGCATCAGGGCGTGCTGCCGGATATCGACTACCCGTCGATCATCGACACCAAGGAAATCGGCGAAAGCGCCCTGCCCGAAGCCATGCCGTGGGACACCATCCGCCCGGTGGTCAAGCCGGCGGCCGACCCGTTCAAGCCGTTCCTGGCCCAGCTCAAGGCGCAGCATGAGGCACGCAGCGACAAGGATGCGGAATTTACCTACATCCGTGACCGCCTGGCGCTGACCCAGAAGCTGATGAACGAGAAGACCGTCAGCCTTAACGAGCAGGAGCGCCGTGCCCGCCACGACGACATCGAGGCCAAGCAGCTGGCGCTGGAAAACACCCGCCGCAAGGCCAAGGGCGAGGAGCCGCTCAAGGAGCTGAAGAAAGAAGACGAAGACGCCCTGCCGGTCGAGGATGAGAACACCAAGCCGGAGGACGATGCGTACCTGTCGGAGACCGGTCGCATTTTGATCGACTACCTCAGCGCCAGCACCAAGGTGGCCAAGAAGTAA
- a CDS encoding multiprotein-bridging factor 1 family protein: MGIQVISRDGQPEYAVVPWEQYQALLKAAGQAPAEAVSATSEQEQPAPSVSLPAFGEVAQIRQAKGIAAEQLARNVGVSPAYLAMIESGERQPDAAIRRALAWHLGVAGWSEPS; encoded by the coding sequence ATGGGTATTCAGGTCATTAGCCGGGACGGTCAGCCCGAGTACGCCGTCGTTCCCTGGGAACAGTATCAGGCGCTGCTCAAGGCAGCTGGTCAGGCACCTGCCGAAGCGGTTAGCGCAACATCAGAGCAAGAGCAGCCTGCGCCGAGTGTCAGCTTGCCTGCGTTCGGCGAGGTGGCGCAGATACGCCAGGCCAAAGGCATTGCCGCTGAACAGTTGGCGCGCAATGTGGGCGTCAGCCCGGCCTACCTGGCCATGATCGAATCCGGCGAGCGCCAGCCGGATGCGGCGATTCGCCGGGCCCTGGCCTGGCACCTGGGCGTCGCCGGCTGGAGCGAGCCGTCATGA
- a CDS encoding YkvA family protein has protein sequence MSAPWNFARFLPLAERLLSRGRLPALLFAVARKGPRLGQLRDDVKLLQALCLAWWRGEYRAISPKALVTIVAGLLYFVSPIDAIPDWILGVGFLDDIAVLGWVLKTVADELARFKAWRDSQAPERLRVVERLPDTPEALRLERKTH, from the coding sequence ATGAGCGCACCCTGGAATTTCGCCCGCTTCCTGCCCCTGGCCGAGCGATTGCTCAGCCGTGGTCGTTTGCCGGCCCTGTTGTTCGCCGTGGCCCGCAAGGGGCCGCGCCTGGGTCAGCTACGTGACGACGTCAAGTTGTTGCAGGCGTTGTGCCTGGCGTGGTGGCGCGGCGAGTACCGAGCGATCAGCCCCAAGGCGCTGGTGACCATCGTTGCGGGCCTGCTTTATTTCGTCAGCCCCATCGACGCCATCCCCGACTGGATTCTCGGGGTAGGGTTTCTCGATGACATCGCGGTGCTCGGCTGGGTGCTGAAGACCGTGGCCGATGAGCTGGCGCGTTTCAAGGCATGGCGCGACAGCCAGGCGCCGGAGCGTCTGCGCGTGGTCGAGCGCCTTCCCGACACCCCCGAAGCGTTGCGCCTGGAGCGCAAAACCCACTGA
- a CDS encoding FKBP-type peptidyl-prolyl cis-trans isomerase: MKQHRLAAAVALVGLVLAGCDQQASSPELKTPAQKASYGIGLNIGKSMAQEGMEDLDSKAVALGIEDAVGKKDQRIKDEELVEAFTALQKRAEERQVKASEEAATAGKKFLEENAKKPGVVTTASGLQYEVVKKADGPQPKPTDVVTVHYEGKLIDGKVFDSSVERGSPIDLPVSGVIPGWVEGLQLMHVGEKYKLFIPADLAYGAQSPSPQIPANSVLVFDLELIAIKDPSQLQGDAPEGEAPAEEPAK, encoded by the coding sequence ATGAAACAGCATCGTTTGGCGGCTGCGGTTGCCCTGGTAGGCCTGGTACTGGCTGGCTGCGACCAACAAGCCAGCAGCCCCGAGCTGAAAACTCCGGCACAGAAAGCCTCCTACGGTATCGGCCTGAACATCGGCAAGAGCATGGCCCAGGAAGGCATGGAAGACCTTGATTCCAAAGCCGTAGCCCTCGGCATCGAAGACGCCGTTGGCAAGAAAGACCAGCGCATCAAGGATGAAGAGCTGGTAGAAGCCTTCACCGCGCTGCAGAAGCGCGCCGAAGAGCGTCAGGTCAAGGCCAGCGAAGAAGCGGCCACTGCTGGCAAGAAATTCCTCGAAGAAAACGCCAAGAAGCCAGGCGTGGTCACCACTGCCTCGGGCCTGCAATACGAAGTGGTCAAGAAGGCAGACGGCCCGCAGCCCAAGCCGACCGACGTGGTCACTGTCCACTACGAAGGCAAGCTGATCGATGGCAAGGTGTTCGACAGCTCCGTCGAGCGCGGCAGCCCGATCGATCTGCCGGTCAGCGGCGTGATCCCTGGTTGGGTCGAAGGCCTGCAACTGATGCACGTGGGCGAGAAGTACAAGCTGTTCATCCCGGCTGATCTGGCCTACGGTGCTCAGAGCCCGAGCCCGCAGATTCCGGCCAACTCGGTGCTGGTGTTCGATCTGGAACTGATCGCCATCAAGGACCCGAGCCAGCTGCAAGGCGACGCGCCTGAAGGCGAAGCCCCGGCTGAAGAGCCTGCCAAGTAA
- the pcaQ gene encoding pca operon transcription factor PcaQ: MNLDTRIKYRHLLCFLEIARQGSLARAADILAISQPAISKTLKELEDLLEARLFERGRQGVVLTPAGSRFMRYAGPSVQALRDGVSSLRGEARVPSQVRIGVLSTVEGLLMPEVLCRLHQRHETLVISVVTGVSAQLLGQLHLGELELVVGRMTDSPQIQGLSFEHLYSESMALVVRPGHPLLAKVPMERAQVSRYPLVLPPSGTTIRQHADSLFVQCGIQMPAQRLETLSLALSRRYLLGSDGVWVAPRDAVLLDLRRSELAELDLGVREPGGSVGICRNAALPQSVPGQWVCDVLREVAELYRDGRYP, translated from the coding sequence ATGAACCTCGACACCCGCATCAAGTACCGCCACCTGCTGTGCTTCCTGGAGATTGCCCGGCAGGGCAGCCTGGCCAGGGCCGCCGACATCCTGGCGATCAGCCAGCCGGCGATTTCCAAGACCCTTAAGGAACTCGAAGACCTGCTCGAGGCGCGCCTGTTCGAGCGCGGCCGCCAGGGAGTAGTGCTGACCCCCGCCGGTAGCCGCTTCATGCGTTATGCCGGGCCCAGTGTGCAGGCCTTGCGCGATGGCGTGAGCAGCCTGCGGGGCGAAGCGCGCGTACCGTCGCAGGTGCGCATTGGCGTGCTGTCGACGGTCGAAGGGCTGCTGATGCCCGAAGTGCTGTGCCGGTTGCATCAACGCCATGAAACGCTGGTGATCAGCGTGGTGACCGGCGTCAGCGCACAGCTGCTGGGGCAGTTGCACCTGGGGGAGCTGGAGCTGGTAGTCGGGCGCATGACCGACAGTCCGCAGATTCAGGGCTTGTCGTTCGAGCACCTGTACAGCGAATCGATGGCCCTGGTGGTACGCCCCGGGCATCCCTTGCTGGCAAAGGTGCCGATGGAGCGGGCGCAGGTCAGCCGCTATCCCCTGGTGCTGCCACCCTCGGGCACCACCATTCGCCAGCACGCCGACAGCCTGTTCGTGCAGTGCGGTATCCAGATGCCGGCGCAGCGCCTTGAGACCTTGTCGCTGGCGTTGAGCCGGCGTTACCTGTTAGGCAGCGATGGCGTGTGGGTGGCACCGCGTGATGCGGTATTGCTCGACCTGCGCCGCAGTGAACTGGCCGAACTCGACCTGGGCGTTCGCGAACCTGGCGGTTCGGTGGGTATCTGCCGCAATGCCGCGTTGCCGCAGAGCGTGCCAGGGCAGTGGGTGTGCGACGTGCTGCGCGAAGTGGCTGAACTGTATCGCGACGGGCGCTATCCCTGA
- a CDS encoding helix-turn-helix transcriptional regulator has product MPPKREVPTYLMQQRSELMDFYIRDQRGRPAETAPHRHEYFQIQVNLGGDTVQHIGSVQRPFRRNTLAFILPHRVHVIPHPADSDFVVINFSQTFLLPHLTCDPMDLEEVSILQAPELSPFRFQEHLDFCLDDTEFAEVQRILGQMRALDANRRFGSREMLKGLLLQLIGQVCGLYAEPLRELADSNAAQLSRRAALGRMSDYLRRHIDDPDLSLHKVAAATYLSPTYLTHWLRKEIGKTFSELVLERRMHAARNYLLNGSRPVGEVARLCGFADEAYFSRRFRQIHGLPPGQFRRQQRDPDTPQVAMR; this is encoded by the coding sequence ATGCCCCCTAAGCGCGAGGTCCCCACCTACCTCATGCAGCAGCGCAGCGAGCTGATGGATTTCTACATTCGCGACCAGCGCGGGCGCCCCGCGGAAACAGCGCCGCATCGCCACGAGTACTTCCAGATCCAGGTCAATCTCGGCGGCGACACCGTGCAGCACATCGGCAGCGTGCAGCGCCCCTTTCGGCGCAACACCCTGGCCTTCATCCTGCCGCACCGGGTGCATGTGATCCCGCACCCGGCCGACAGCGATTTCGTGGTGATCAACTTCTCCCAGACGTTTCTTTTGCCGCACCTGACCTGCGACCCGATGGACCTGGAAGAGGTATCGATCCTGCAGGCGCCCGAGCTGTCTCCGTTCCGCTTTCAGGAGCACCTCGATTTCTGCCTGGATGACACCGAGTTCGCCGAGGTGCAGCGCATCCTTGGGCAAATGCGTGCACTCGATGCCAACCGCCGCTTCGGCAGCCGCGAGATGCTCAAGGGCCTGTTGTTGCAGCTGATCGGCCAGGTCTGCGGCTTGTATGCCGAGCCGCTGCGCGAATTGGCCGACAGCAATGCCGCCCAGCTCAGCCGCCGTGCCGCGCTGGGGCGAATGAGCGACTACCTGCGCCGGCATATCGATGACCCCGACCTCAGCCTGCACAAGGTAGCGGCGGCTACCTACCTGTCGCCCACCTACCTGACCCACTGGCTGCGCAAAGAAATCGGCAAGACCTTCAGCGAGCTGGTGCTGGAGCGGCGTATGCATGCTGCGCGCAACTACCTGCTCAACGGCAGTCGGCCGGTGGGGGAGGTGGCGCGGCTGTGTGGTTTTGCGGATGAAGCTTACTTCTCCCGGCGTTTTCGCCAGATCCACGGACTGCCGCCAGGGCAGTTCCGCCGCCAGCAGCGCGACCCGGATACGCCGCAGGTGGCGATGCGTTAA